Below is a window of Rhodoglobus vestalii DNA.
CGCCATCGCCCCAGAAGCTCTGGGTGCGGTCAGCCAAGATAGTGCGGATGTCGTCGGGCACTCCCTGATGCCAAGCCTCGGCGAGGTGCAGCCAGCGTTGGTCTGCGGAGCGCGACATCCACTCGGTGGCGTTGACGGTGGGCATCCATTGGGCATTCGTTGCGGCAACAAGACCGGCACGCTCAGCAATGTCCACGAGGCTGGCGACCTTGTCGAGCGGCACGGCCATCGCTACGGCGAGACGTTTCGAGTCGGGTAACGAGACCCCGCCCTTGGCGAGGTCACGAACCGGGGTCGTGCGCAACTGGTTGAGAAGTTCAGTGACTTCGTTGGTTGTTGCGAATGCATTCTCGGCGGCGATGCGGTCGAGAGAGGCACGCTCGGTGGGCTCAACCGAGGTGAGGGTCGAGGGGGGAGCGGTCTGCAGAAGTTCGCCGGTCGAAGGAAAGCCATCGGCGGGCCAGCGGCTGAGATGATCGATGACGCCATCCGGGGAACTGTAGAGAGAATCGCGCACAATGAGCAGGGCGTGATCGACCAGTCGATCGAGCCGCTGCTGCACTGCCACCGGATCGGTGCCGAACCGGCCCAGTACTCCCGCGAGGTCATGTGCTGTGATCGACGCCGACTCGCAAACAACAGCCACAGTTGCCAGCGTGGGACGGTCAAGAGTGCGAAGAACCCGCTCAAGGGAGGCGGTCTGCTGCAGAGCATCCGCGAGGTCAAAGAAATCGCTGACAGAATTGCTGCGCACAACGCGCGAGCGCAACAACTCGAGAAGTTGACTATCGTCTAGTGCGCGCAGTTGAGCGGCGAGCAGAAGAGCAGCGTCGCTAATTGTGGCCGTTCCTATATTCGCGTTGGCGGCGGCGCCCATTGAACACCAGAAGGATGATGATGAACGCAACACCCAACGGCAGAGCAAAGTAGGGCATAGTGAGCACTGCGGGCCACGCACCGGTGTCAAAATCTTGTTGACCTGCTGCCGTGGCAACAACGACGGCGACAAAGCTCAGTACGGCGAGTGCGATCGAGATGGCGACGAGGTAAGCGAGCACACGCTCGATGCGAAGGTCGCGTTCAGTTGAATGATTTGTCACAGTCACAAGGATACGCGCTCGCAAACGTTCTAAGCTTGAGTCACGATTACAAAGGAGCATGCCCATGCCTACCGGCAAGGTTAAGTTTTACGATGACGAGAAGGGTTTTGGCTTCATCATGAGTGATGAAGGCCAAGAGGTCTTCTTGCATGCCTCTGCGCTGCCGGCTGGCACGACAGGGGTGAAGGCGGGTACCCGTCTCGAATTCGGTATCGCCGACGGCAAGAAGGGTGCGCAAGCACTCTCGGTGCGCGTCATGGAAGCTCCCACGAGCATGAGCAAACTCAATCGCAAGCCCGCCGATGACATGGCCGTGATTATTGAAGATCTCGTCAAGCTCATGGATGGTATTGGTTCCGGCCTGAAGCGGGGGCGCTACCCCGACAAGGCTCACGCCGCCAAGATTGCCTCGATGCTGCGAAAGGTAGCGGACGAACTAGATGCTTAGTAGCCGGTACGACGCGCT
It encodes the following:
- a CDS encoding cold-shock protein; this encodes MPTGKVKFYDDEKGFGFIMSDEGQEVFLHASALPAGTTGVKAGTRLEFGIADGKKGAQALSVRVMEAPTSMSKLNRKPADDMAVIIEDLVKLMDGIGSGLKRGRYPDKAHAAKIASMLRKVADELDA